The following proteins come from a genomic window of Athalia rosae chromosome 1, iyAthRosa1.1, whole genome shotgun sequence:
- the LOC105684861 gene encoding toll-like receptor 6, which translates to MQEFVIKMMLFWVIRILLSYNTAVCFALFAGDATAEPLRYAAPEDCAWHSHNSDDEVSLTCSLRSINSEFDTTNFSLIPSEHTTALKIECDSSISAKSSLSEGSFAHLHKLRELHLDGCKFANWPAGTLNGLKNLRTLTIRTRNTDYPPFSLELFPDSFAVTPQMEKLDLSSNNIWSLPDRLFCPLPALVYLNVSGNRLQDVTELNFREISEPQPQSLLADSEEPPTSSSSCSLDIQILDVSSNHLVVLPSKGFSTLRRLKELRLSRNEINMVDDKALFGLRSLEIFDLSENRVVALPAELFRDTANTITEIHLQNNSLSVLAPGLFADLKQLIALYLSRNSLTSTWFSSTTFSGLIRLVLLDLSRNKIATLEPALFKDLYTVQILNLQNNELEVIPPDTFSPMSNLHTLVLKNNRLAYLDAYSLNGLFALSLLALDSNQLEGIHPDAFRNCSSLQDLNLSGNNLDSIPAALKDMRMLRTIDLGENQIKSLVDPGFKGMSSLYGLRLIGNEIANVTRAALAEMPGLQILNLARNKIERVENGAFSGSPALQAVRLDANFIQDISGIFLNAPGLLWLNVSDNVIEYFDYNLLPRGLQWLDLHKNEISDLGIAPPELRLQTLDASFNRITKVPANSLPESIELLFLNDNLIHSIEPHTFVAKVNLTRVDLYANQIVSMELSALQLAPVPADRPLPEFYVGGNPFQCDCTMEWLQRINALTMRQHPRVMDLASVYCRLPYDRRKSFAPLLQASPSQFLCTYKTHCFALCHCCDFDACDCEMTCPTNCTCYHDQSWSANVVDCSRSGYTNLPGRLPMDATEVYLDGNEFGELTSHAFIGRKNLQILYANNSNIVAIHNHTFSGLKRLIVLHLENNKIITLRGSELAALVGLKELYLQNNLLVHIDNGTFLPLRELEVLRLENNRLTTFAVWQLAQNPYLVDIGLVNNPWSCECGYLGRFKEWITVHKAKITDIARVSCALGSPLDVHGNTSVINCAALSGATPAIETRPLEGYLPLLLATAALFFALIGLLCGALRHRQTLRTWAAGRCGLRACYKTAAFEESDRPFDAYISYSAKDEAFVSRSLAPGLEMSYRLCLHYRDLSSGSNVADAVNEAADSSRRTVLVISRNFIHGEWSRFEFKAALRSILRDKGRSVIFLMVGGVSPQDLDSDLRKRIASHTVIAWGDKLFWQKLRFAMPDPPASLVTLDRGLPPPPLPPPPHHLWA; encoded by the coding sequence ATGCAGGAGTttgtgataaaaatgatgCTCTTCTGGGTGATTAGGATATTACTTAGCTACAATACAGCTGTGTGTTTCGCGTTATTTGCCGGCGATGCTACCGCCGAACCCCTGAGGTACGCCGCACCGGAGGATTGCGCTTGGCATTCACATAATTCCGACGATGAAGTGTCGCTGACTTGTTCGCTTAGGTCGATCAACAGTGAGTTCGACACGACGAACTTTAGCTTAATACCTAGTGAGCACACGACCGCGTTGAAGATAGAGTGCGACTCTTCCATTTCAGCAAAAAGTTCACTCAGCGAGGGTAGCTTCGCCCACCTTCACAAGCTACGAGAACTTCACCTGGATGGATGTAAATTTGCCAATTGGCCCGCGGGCACTCTTaacgggttgaaaaatttgcgcaCCCTTACCATCAGGACACGAAACACCGATTATCCTCCTTTCAGTTTGGAATTGTTTCCGGATTCATTCGCGGTTACGCCTcagatggaaaaattggatCTGTCCTCTAACAACATATGGTCTTTGCCAGATCGTCTATTTTGCCCTCTGCCTGCGTTGGTATATTTGAATGTGTCCGGCAACAGATTACAAGACGTCACGGAGCtcaattttcgagaaattAGCGAACCCCAGCCGCAATCCTTGCTCGCGGATTCGGAAGAACCGCCTACAAGTTCGAGCTCTTGTTCCTTGGACATTCAAATCCTCGACGTCTCCTCCAACCATCTTGTTGTACTTCCTTCCAAAGGATTTTCCACGCTTAGGCGGTTGAAAGAATTGCGTTTGTCGAGAAACGAGATCAATATGGTCGACGACAAGGCACTGTTTGGTCTTCGTAGCCTTGAGATATTTGATCTGTCCGAAAACAGGGTAGTCGCACTACCCGCTGAGTTGTTCAGAGATACGGCGAACACCATCACGGAAATCCACTTGCAAAATAATTCACTGAGTGTTCTGGCGCCTGGGCTGTTTGCTGACTTGAAGCAACTGATCGCCTTATATTTGTCTAGGAATTCATTGACCAGTACTTGGTTCAGTTCCACAACCTTTTCGGGGCTGATCAGATTGGTTCTACTTGATTTATCTAGGAACAAAATTGCAACACTTGAACCAGCACTTTTCAAAGATCTATACACCGTTCAAATTCTGAACTTGCAAAACAATGAACTGGAAGTGATTCCTCCCGATACCTTTTCACCAATGAGCAACCTGCATACTCTTGTGCTGAAAAACAATCGTCTTGCTTACCTGGACGCCTACTCTTTGAACGGACTATTTGCGCTTTCTCTCCTAGCTCTCGATTCTAATCAGCTCGAGGGAATACATCCAGACGCTTTTCGAAACTGTTCGAGTCTGCAAGATCTGAATTTATCTGGTAATAATTTGGACAGCATCCCAGCAGCTCTCAAGGACATGCGAATGCTTCGAACAATAGATCTCGGTGAAAATCAGATAAAAAGTTTGGTGGATCCAGGCTTCAAGGGTATGTCTAGTTTGTACGGCTTGAGATTAATTGGAAACGAAATAGCGAATGTTACGAGAGCAGCTCTCGCGGAGATGCCAGGCTTGCAAATATTGAATCTCGCGAGGAATAAGATCGAAAGGGTGGAGAATGGTGCCTTCTCGGGGAGTCCGGCGCTTCAGGCTGTGCGTCTCGACGCCAACTTTATCCAAGATATCAGCGGAATATTCCTTAACGCTCCCGGTTTACTTTGGCTGAACGTATCCGACAACGTGATAGAATACTTCGATTACAACTTGCTTCCAAGGGGATTACAGTGGTTGGATTTgcacaaaaatgaaatttccgaTCTCGGTATAGCTCCGCCGGAACTTCGCCTCCAAACTCTGGATGCATCCTTCAATCGAATCACCAAAGTTCCCGCAAATTCTTTGCCCGAATCCATTGAACTACTATTTCTAAATGACAACCTGATACACAGCATCGAACCGCACACATTCGTAGCCAAGGTGAACCTCACCAGGGTTGACTTGTACGCAAACCAAATCGTTAGTATGGAACTATCAGCGTTGCAGCTTGCCCCTGTACCAGCCGACAGACCTTTGCCGGAGTTTTACGTTGGCGGAAATCCGTTTCAATGCGACTGCACCATGGAGTGGCTGCAAAGGATAAACGCGTTAACTATGCGTCAGCATCCTCGAGTTATGGATTTGGCATCGGTTTATTGCCGCCTCCCCTACGATAGACGAAAGTCATTCGCGCCCCTCCTGCAAGCATCCCCTTCGCAATTCCTCTGCACTTATAAAACGCACTGTTTCGCTCTTTGCCACTGCTGCGACTTCGACGCCTGCGACTGCGAAATGACATGTCCGACAAATTGTACCTGCTACCACGATCAGTCGTGGTCGGCGAATGTGGTGGACTGTTCGAGGTCAGGGTACACAAACCTACCGGGAAGACTCCCCATGGATGCAACGGAAGTCTATCTGGATGGAAACGAGTTCGGAGAATTGACATCACACGCTTTTATTGGACGAAAGAACCTGCAAATACTTTATGCAAATAACAGCAACATCGTAGCTATTCACAATCATACATTCAGTGGTCTGAAGAGATTGATTGTTCTTCACcttgaaaacaacaaaataataacTCTGAGGGGATCGGAGTTGGCCGCTTTGGTAGGTCTGAAGGAACTCTATTTGCAAAATAACTTACTGGTTCATATAGACAATGGGACTTTTCTACCGCTGAGAGAACTGGAGGTCCTGCGACTGGAGAACAATAGATTGACGACTTTCGCGGTATGGCAGTTGGCTCAAAATCCTTACCTGGTGGATATCGGTCTCGTGAACAATCCCTGGAGCTGCGAGTGCGGGTATTTAGGTCGCTTCAAGGAATGGATAACCGTACATAAGGCCAAGATCACCGATATAGCTAGAGTCTCCTGTGCCTTGGGGTCTCCCCTCGACGTTCACGGAAACACTTCAGTGATAAATTGCGCTGCGTTGTCCGGTGCTACTCCTGCCATCGAGACACGCCCTCTCGAAGGCTACCTTCCTCTGTTGCTGGCTACAGCGGCTCTGTTCTTTGCACTGATTGGACTTCTATGCGGAGCTTTGAGACACAGGCAGACCCTCAGAACATGGGCTGCTGGCAGGTGCGGATTAAGGGCGTGCTACAAAACCGCGGCATTCGAAGAAAGCGACAGACCCTTCGATGCCTACATCTCCTATTCGGCCAAGGACGAGGCGTTCGTGTCAAGATCTCTCGCTCCGGGTCTCGAGATGTCCTATCGACTGTGTCTCCACTACCGTGATCTCAGTTCCGGTTCCAACGTCGCCGACGCCGTCAATGAAGCGGCTGATTCCTCACGACGGACCGTCCTCGTAATATCGAGAAACTTCATTCACGGAGAGTGGTCGAGATTCGAGTTTAAAGCAGCCCTGAGGAGCATCCTCAGGGATAAAGGCCGTTCGGTTATATTCTTAATGGTCGGTGGCGTAAGTCCGCAGGATCTCGACTCGGATTTACGCAAGCGAATCGCTTCGCACACAGTGATTGCATGGGGGGATAAATTATTCTGGCAAAAACTCAGATTCGCTATGCCGGATCCACCCGCATCACTGGTAACACTGGACAGAGGGCTACCTCCACCTCCACTACCTCCGCCTCCGCATCACCTGTGGGCGTAG
- the LOC105684758 gene encoding cilia- and flagella-associated protein 53-like has translation MNFGEFPLPDCAPLKSRHNPIDYPGTANISCAHRMREPKSNCRYMKQFYDLRKSTEIDPNDELEARELASLNRQYEFEKRTEKRVFKENIRRRVEQEMTAYEEKINIRREKLRAMILTEEVELTKEVVDQAQRGGDSRMNEMRVRAEDLRRQRAEEHRATVAAKRMQQYLACCAEAREQKTQKLARDVKCCNLIQIAENEAKRRAERELDALWHCLMLKEVEAKKAREVEEAKRRELVKKEVRGTLNNQIAGLRVLEAEERQLKVEQQEALRLLWENIIKEEKRNLERENRDRENLKRDLEDQLMKRQKILAERAAEESAMDKMFKQLGEAELDKEKNAKSSTAKRLRREMFAYLSNLEAIREEEARRNAEVDAIIEESKKNVETRRALAIRKFKEARERSLREVMAGRQVQIEAKRAAVERDKREAEEEALALQKELDLEAKLAELAESERKERAKKYGEELKAQRDHVEARRRGEKEEDQRMYENGLAREEEYQRQTKILLEASEHITPHPFKSLLKECAARHAAEQKGQCYCPPALPPPPPPPPPRAEIP, from the exons atgAACTTTGGTGAATTTCCACTACCGGATTGTGCGCCACTTAAATCACGCCACAATCCGATCGATTATCCGGGAACCGCGAACATATCCTGCGCTCACAGGATGAGGGAGCCGAAATCCAACTGTCGCTACATGAAACAGTTCTACGACTTGCGGAAATCGACAGAAATTGACCCGAACGACGAACTGGAGGCAAGAGAACTCGCGAGTCTCAACCGGCAATACGAGTTCGAGAAACGCACCGAAAAACGtgtcttcaaagaaaatattcgacgCCGGGTTGAACAAG AAATGACAGCGTACGAGGAGAAGATTAATATTCGCAGAGAAAAACTGCGCGCTATGATATTAACGGAAGAGGTTGAATTGACGAAAGAGGTCGTGGACCAGGCCCAGCGCGGCGGTGATTCGAGGATGAATGAAATGAGGGTGAGGGCTGAGGATCTTCGTAGGCAACGCGCGGAGGAGCACAGGGCGACCGTTGCGGCAAAACGTATGCAGCAGTACCTTGCTTGTTGCGCGGAAGCACGGGAGCAAAAAACCCAGAAGCTCGCGAGAGATGTGAAGTGCTGTAACCTGATACAAATTGCGGAGAATGAGGCGAAGCGTAGGGCTGAGAGGGAGCTAGATGCTCTTTGGCACTGCCTGATGTTGAAAGAAGTGGAGGcaaaaaaagcgagagaagTAGAGGAGGCGAAACGACGAGAACTCGTTAAAAAAGAGGTACGAGGTACGCTGAATAATCAGATAGCCGGACTTCGTGTCCTAGAGGCGGAGGAACGTCAGTTGAAAGTCGAACAGCAAGAAGCTCTGCGGCTTTTGTGGGAAAATATCATAAAGGAAGAGAAGCGTAatttagagagagagaaccgTGACCGTGAAAATCTTAAGAGGGACTTGGAGGATCAATTGATGAAGAGACAGAAGATTTTGGCGGAACGAGCTGCGGAAGAAAGTGCCATGGACAAGATGTTCAAACAACTCGGCGAGGCTGAATTAGATAAAGAGAAGAATGCGAAATCGTCAACCGCGAAGCGACTCCGTCGGGAGATGTTCGCTTATCTCAGTAACTTGGAAGCAATAAGAGAGGAGGAAGCGCGAAGGAACGCCGAGGTAGACGCAATTATAGAGGAGTCGAAGAAGAACGTGGAAACGAGGCGCGCCCTTGCGATTCGAAAGTTTAAAGAAGCGCGTGAGCGAAGTTTGCGCGAGGTCATGGCTGGGCGTCAGGTGCAGATAGAAGCGAAACGAGCCGCCGTGGAAAGGGATAAACGAGAGGCCGAGGAGGAAGCACTGGCGCTGCAAAAAGAACTCGACCTTGAAGCGAAGCTCGCCGAGCTCGCGGAGAGCGAGCGGAAAGAAAGAGCCAAGAAGTACGGGGAGGAATTGAAAGCGCAGCGGGACCACGTCGAGGCCCGACGACGtggcgaaaaagaagaagatcaACGGATGTATGAAAATGGCCTCGCCAGGGAGGAGGAATACCAGAGGCAGACGAAGATACTTCTCGAAGCATCGGAGCACATCACCCCGCACCCTTTCAAGTCATTGCTAAAGGAATGCGCGGCGCGACATGCCGCTGAACAGAAGGGCCAGTGCTATTGCCCACCTGCActaccaccgccgccgccgccgcctccgcCACGCGCTGAAATACCTTag